Proteins from a single region of Candidatus Fermentibacter sp.:
- a CDS encoding SPOR domain-containing protein, with the protein MNRHSAAAVFLAASVAAWCGCGASSARSGSSGDRVQAVPDESVVDPYGDPVVYPGDPFEGFPVVNELTYPGESGTGVVEPPAAGSWAVQVAACAAEEDAARLAGIASAATGLVSRIDFEGSWWKVRLGSYESREDAGEGLETARSYGYGDAWIVELLP; encoded by the coding sequence ATGAACCGTCACAGCGCAGCAGCGGTGTTTCTGGCGGCATCCGTTGCCGCCTGGTGCGGGTGCGGAGCCTCCTCGGCCCGTTCCGGGAGTTCCGGCGACCGCGTGCAGGCCGTGCCCGACGAGAGCGTGGTTGATCCCTACGGCGATCCCGTCGTCTATCCCGGGGATCCGTTCGAAGGCTTCCCCGTCGTGAACGAGCTGACGTATCCGGGAGAGTCGGGTACGGGTGTCGTGGAGCCTCCCGCAGCAGGTTCCTGGGCCGTCCAGGTGGCGGCATGCGCAGCCGAGGAAGATGCGGCGAGGCTTGCAGGGATCGCATCGGCGGCCACCGGGCTCGTGAGCCGTATCGACTTCGAGGGCTCCTGGTGGAAGGTGAGGCTCGGTTCCTACGAGAGCAGGGAGGATGCAGGGGAGGGGCTCGAGACCGCCAGGTCGTACGGATACGGCGATGCCTGGATAGTGGAGCTCCTGCCTTGA
- a CDS encoding CD1871A family CXXC motif-containing protein, whose product MKAWRSAGFLLALLCLASFIIGYALGDPSLVFRKAATVCLECIGVG is encoded by the coding sequence GTGAAGGCCTGGAGATCCGCGGGCTTCCTGCTGGCCCTCCTCTGCCTGGCGTCCTTCATCATCGGATACGCGCTCGGAGATCCGTCGCTCGTCTTCAGGAAGGCCGCCACGGTGTGCCTCGAGTGCATCGGGGTCGGATGA
- a CDS encoding 4Fe-4S binding protein, whose amino-acid sequence MTRGTVRILSQAVSALAANLHLAGWLDGTLYRGPAKAFCIPGLHCYSCPSAVLACPVGSVQNLLATPGGLAGLSSPAFGLWTLAGVAGFVMLPGFLAGRIACSHMCPFGLFQDILHLVRLPPLDLPDSLRRAKYAVLAVFVLLLPLLLRTEPGGGGDPWFCKAVCPAGTVWAGWPLVLFDAGRTLRTGFLFAWKSAVAAAVVALSTSVSRPFCRYLCPLGAAWGLAGRGSVFSMRVSDACTGCGTCRRVCPMGIEIRFDPSSAECIRCGRCIGACPAGALSHSARRGRPQAVRARRSDLAWIGLVAVLLVPVALHVADHGEMTAATGGSPAFEGGRALDSLLAAGAGRPVILNFWATWCTPCIRELPEIEAALAGGSVPVTVIGVDIGDPEPEPFRRYASQAGLSFPLVWVDPETAALLEERYRLPGLLPSTMVLDGGGAEVARISGARDRAFFEELVSGLGESGSPPGEDEALQAGGAVHINLVGTPGDPAYEALSAEALTLAGAGGVTAFDPSVPADSQAMAALSLPFLGHPYAQACVGAACGRPSSDPGTLRQTVEAL is encoded by the coding sequence ATGACCCGCGGGACCGTCAGGATCCTGTCGCAGGCCGTCTCGGCTCTGGCGGCGAACCTTCATCTCGCGGGCTGGCTCGACGGGACCCTCTACAGAGGCCCCGCCAAGGCCTTCTGCATCCCCGGGCTCCACTGCTATTCGTGCCCTTCGGCCGTGCTGGCGTGCCCCGTCGGTTCCGTCCAGAACCTGCTGGCCACTCCGGGCGGCCTCGCCGGGCTGTCCTCCCCGGCCTTCGGGCTCTGGACCCTGGCCGGGGTGGCGGGTTTCGTGATGCTGCCCGGATTCCTGGCGGGGCGGATCGCCTGCTCGCACATGTGCCCGTTCGGGCTGTTCCAGGACATCCTCCATCTCGTGCGGCTGCCCCCCCTCGACCTGCCGGACTCCCTACGGAGGGCGAAGTATGCCGTGCTGGCGGTCTTCGTCCTGCTTCTGCCGCTGCTGCTGCGCACCGAACCCGGCGGTGGCGGCGACCCGTGGTTCTGCAAGGCGGTGTGCCCGGCCGGGACTGTCTGGGCGGGATGGCCCCTCGTCCTCTTCGACGCGGGCAGGACCCTCCGGACGGGTTTCCTCTTCGCGTGGAAGTCGGCCGTCGCCGCAGCGGTGGTCGCCCTCTCGACCTCGGTCAGCCGCCCGTTCTGCAGGTATCTGTGCCCCCTGGGCGCCGCCTGGGGGCTCGCGGGGAGGGGATCGGTGTTCTCGATGAGGGTTTCGGACGCCTGCACGGGTTGCGGAACGTGCCGGAGGGTCTGCCCGATGGGGATAGAGATCAGGTTCGATCCCTCCTCGGCGGAGTGCATCAGGTGCGGCCGCTGCATCGGAGCGTGCCCCGCGGGCGCGCTTTCGCACTCAGCGCGCAGGGGACGTCCGCAGGCCGTGCGCGCCAGGCGGTCCGACCTCGCCTGGATCGGCCTAGTGGCGGTGCTTCTCGTGCCGGTGGCGCTCCATGTCGCCGATCACGGAGAGATGACGGCAGCCACGGGCGGATCGCCCGCCTTCGAGGGCGGACGGGCCCTCGACAGCCTTCTCGCAGCGGGCGCAGGCAGGCCGGTCATCCTGAACTTCTGGGCTACATGGTGCACGCCATGCATCAGGGAGCTGCCGGAGATCGAAGCTGCACTGGCCGGAGGCTCTGTGCCGGTGACGGTGATAGGGGTGGACATAGGCGATCCCGAACCGGAGCCCTTCAGGCGGTATGCCTCGCAGGCCGGACTCTCCTTTCCGCTCGTCTGGGTCGATCCGGAGACTGCCGCCCTGCTCGAGGAGAGGTACCGTCTCCCGGGCCTCCTCCCCTCGACGATGGTGCTCGACGGTGGCGGGGCCGAGGTGGCGAGGATCTCCGGGGCGCGCGACAGGGCGTTCTTCGAGGAACTGGTGTCGGGGCTCGGGGAGTCCGGCTCCCCGCCGGGGGAGGATGAGGCCCTGCAGGCCGGGGGAGCGGTCCACATCAACCTTGTCGGCACCCCGGGAGACCCCGCCTACGAGGCGCTCTCGGCCGAGGCCCTGACTCTCGCCGGAGCCGGCGGGGTCACTGCCTTCGATCCGTCGGTCCCGGCGGACAGCCAGGCGATGGCCGCCCTCTCCCTTCCGTTCCTCGGGCATCCGTATGCCCAGGCCTGCGTGGGGGCGGCCTGCGGCAGGCCTTCCTCCGATCCGGGAACCCTTCGCCAGACCGTGGAAGCCCTGTGA